A genomic region of Barnesiella viscericola DSM 18177 contains the following coding sequences:
- the nrdG gene encoding anaerobic ribonucleoside-triphosphate reductase activating protein, translating to MEPLHLINVYPETISDGFGVRYSIYLAGCTHRCRGCHNAGSWNPRAGEPLTEALLARIVDEIRANPLLDGITLSGGDPFYNPLALLALLQRLKADTGLNIWCYTGYTYEALLADEARRPCLDYIDTLVDGPFVQSLFDPTLVFRGSRNQRILHLSRAR from the coding sequence ATGGAGCCGTTGCATCTGATCAATGTCTACCCCGAGACCATCTCCGACGGTTTCGGGGTACGCTATTCCATCTATCTGGCCGGTTGCACGCATCGTTGCCGGGGGTGTCACAATGCCGGCAGCTGGAATCCCCGGGCGGGCGAACCGCTCACCGAGGCGTTGCTCGCCCGCATCGTCGACGAGATACGGGCCAATCCGCTGCTCGACGGCATCACCCTCTCGGGGGGCGACCCCTTTTACAATCCGCTGGCCCTGCTGGCCTTGTTGCAGCGGCTCAAAGCCGATACTGGCCTGAATATCTGGTGCTATACCGGTTACACCTACGAGGCGTTGCTGGCCGATGAGGCGCGCCGGCCCTGCCTCGACTATATCGATACGCTGGTCGACGGTCCCTTCGTGCAGTCGCTGTTCGACCCCACGCTGGTGTTCAGGGGCAGCCGCAACCAGCGCATACTGCACCTGTCGCGTGCCCGATGA
- a CDS encoding DUF3843 family protein: MNITLQQWLARQPYTQTTDSDRYYVRLANRLYDEIQRSPLKTQWNDEAVKSICCDLVGYFADILSETGLWAAFTTQHRAFYGCTLPFFDTPNYYEGEVNREDVRVLLWYLSAAYGAEHELLSPLDDRLIATADPIYDLLESEYETAPDSPLLQEFCLPELNETSDPEARYRFAEWLFWESFLLGPSNRSLARQLLHEVHSKPHHNEKEKLSRLEKLRRESLYTLPAGPLALFAHEWVSLLWQHTLPEEPEEKKELHPYYQQFTQSTGGSPVKYIGSYTELDRFLTEGMQWGETEGGHLSHLAHKKNFVLYVTPYKGMLVASDIAQYIADPANPYYRPEEARKGAISLLTLPGRCPVDLLLYLCSHNLLPDACLADGDPHLVADNWDFIARCLLQDYYRAV, encoded by the coding sequence ATGAACATCACCTTACAACAATGGCTCGCCCGGCAGCCCTATACCCAAACGACCGACAGCGACCGCTATTACGTCCGGCTCGCCAACCGACTGTACGACGAGATACAACGCTCGCCACTGAAAACCCAATGGAACGACGAAGCGGTGAAATCCATCTGCTGCGACCTCGTGGGCTACTTTGCCGACATCTTGTCGGAGACCGGACTGTGGGCTGCCTTCACGACCCAGCACCGGGCCTTCTACGGCTGCACGCTGCCGTTCTTCGACACTCCAAACTACTACGAGGGCGAGGTCAACCGCGAAGATGTACGGGTGCTGCTGTGGTATCTGTCGGCCGCCTACGGTGCCGAACACGAACTGCTGTCGCCGCTCGACGACCGCCTCATCGCTACGGCCGACCCCATCTACGACCTGTTGGAGAGTGAATATGAAACGGCTCCCGACTCGCCGCTGCTGCAAGAGTTCTGCCTGCCCGAACTGAACGAGACAAGCGACCCCGAGGCACGCTACCGTTTTGCCGAATGGCTCTTCTGGGAGTCGTTCCTGCTGGGGCCGTCGAACCGCTCGCTGGCCCGCCAGCTGCTGCACGAGGTGCACAGCAAGCCGCACCACAATGAAAAGGAGAAGCTCTCCCGACTCGAAAAACTGCGCCGGGAGTCGCTCTACACCCTGCCGGCAGGACCGCTGGCGCTTTTTGCCCACGAATGGGTATCGCTGCTGTGGCAACACACCCTGCCCGAAGAGCCCGAAGAGAAGAAGGAGCTGCACCCCTACTACCAGCAGTTCACCCAGTCGACCGGCGGAAGCCCCGTGAAGTACATCGGCTCCTACACCGAGCTGGACCGCTTCCTCACCGAGGGCATGCAGTGGGGCGAGACCGAGGGCGGACACCTCTCGCACCTGGCTCACAAAAAGAATTTCGTACTCTACGTGACTCCCTACAAAGGTATGCTGGTGGCCTCGGATATTGCACAATACATTGCCGACCCGGCCAACCCCTATTATCGCCCCGAAGAGGCCCGAAAGGGTGCTATCTCGCTGCTTACCCTCCCCGGACGATGCCCCGTGGACCTGCTGCTCTACCTCTGCTCCCACAACCTGTTACCCGATGCCTGCCTGGCCGACGGCGACCCACACCTCGTGGCCGACAACTGGGATTTCATCGCCCGCTGCCTCTTGCAGGATTATTACCGGGCCGTGTAA
- a CDS encoding DUF3467 domain-containing protein → MEEKKEIQIELSAAVAEGTYSNLAIISHAPSEFVIDFIRVTPGAPKAPVKSRIILTAEHAKRLLFALQDNIRKYEAQFGPIQMNDPQRGGGMPPFMAPGGQA, encoded by the coding sequence ATGGAAGAGAAAAAAGAGATTCAGATAGAACTGTCGGCCGCCGTGGCCGAAGGCACCTACTCCAACCTGGCCATCATCTCGCACGCCCCGTCGGAGTTTGTCATCGACTTTATCCGCGTTACCCCGGGAGCTCCCAAGGCACCGGTCAAATCGCGCATCATTCTCACGGCCGAACATGCCAAACGTCTGCTGTTTGCCCTGCAAGACAACATTCGCAAGTATGAAGCCCAGTTCGGTCCCATACAGATGAACGACCCGCAACGCGGCGGCGGCATGCCTCCCTTCATGGCTCCCGGCGGCCAGGCTTAA
- a CDS encoding NigD1/NigD2 family lipoprotein: MSPTIASRWWLLSLLLLLTTACEQEKDIYGIFYADIVTCHRGNDGTYFTHQATDSAPLDTLYPVGAVNEAKTAEGVRVLLQYRPVETLGENRQRIEIQALSSIHFDTLRLVSHEQMAQLPDDTLYLQSVWKTGDFLNLRYRIDYHSRPHTLMLVADESTLAGDTLKMELRHSRNDDPEGHWTNLYSSFNIEGYRSRPYTTLQLYVNQVNFNYKYYYFKLH; this comes from the coding sequence ATGAGCCCGACGATTGCCTCCCGCTGGTGGCTCCTCTCCCTGTTGCTGTTGTTGACAACGGCCTGTGAGCAGGAGAAGGATATCTATGGTATCTTCTATGCCGACATTGTCACCTGTCACCGAGGCAACGACGGGACCTACTTTACCCACCAGGCTACCGACTCGGCTCCACTGGATACTCTCTACCCGGTCGGGGCCGTAAACGAGGCGAAGACGGCCGAAGGGGTGCGCGTGCTGCTGCAATACCGTCCTGTCGAGACGTTGGGCGAGAACCGCCAGCGCATCGAGATACAGGCCCTCTCGTCAATACACTTCGACACGCTGCGCCTGGTCTCGCACGAGCAGATGGCCCAACTGCCCGACGATACCCTCTACCTGCAAAGCGTGTGGAAGACCGGCGACTTCCTCAACCTGCGCTACCGCATCGACTACCACAGCCGCCCCCATACTCTCATGCTGGTGGCCGACGAGTCGACCCTCGCGGGCGACACGCTCAAAATGGAGCTGCGCCACAGCCGCAACGACGACCCCGAAGGACACTGGACCAACCTCTACTCGTCGTTCAACATCGAGGGGTATCGCAGCCGTCCCTACACCACGCTGCAACTCTATGTAAACCAAGTGAATTTCAACTACAAATACTATTACTTTAAATTGCATTGA
- a CDS encoding ABC transporter ATP-binding protein, with amino-acid sequence MIEIKNIHKSYGSLEVLKGIDAVIEQGEIVAIVGASGAGKTTLLQIVGTLDKPDRGEIRYDGKRVDNLPDREMARFRNGHIGFVFQFHQLLPEFTALENVMIPALIGGRNSSEAEREAKRILDFLSLGDRLGHKPAQLSGGEKQRVAVARALINRPSVILADEPSGSLDSKNKIELHKLFFDLRDEFKQTFVIVTHDETLAQMTDRILFMKDGAIVDPPEKEVEV; translated from the coding sequence ATGATAGAGATAAAAAACATACACAAGAGCTACGGCTCGTTGGAGGTGCTGAAAGGCATCGACGCCGTCATCGAACAGGGCGAAATCGTCGCCATCGTGGGGGCGAGCGGAGCCGGTAAGACCACGCTGCTGCAAATCGTGGGGACGCTCGACAAGCCCGACCGCGGCGAGATACGCTACGACGGGAAACGGGTGGACAACCTGCCCGACCGCGAGATGGCCCGATTCCGCAACGGGCACATCGGGTTTGTCTTCCAGTTCCACCAGCTGTTGCCCGAATTCACCGCGCTCGAAAACGTGATGATTCCGGCTCTCATCGGAGGCCGCAACAGTTCGGAGGCCGAGCGGGAGGCCAAGCGCATTCTCGACTTTCTGAGTCTGGGCGACCGGCTGGGCCACAAACCGGCCCAACTCTCGGGTGGCGAGAAGCAACGGGTGGCCGTGGCCCGGGCGCTCATCAACCGCCCGTCGGTAATCCTGGCCGACGAACCTTCGGGGAGCCTCGACTCGAAGAACAAAATCGAGCTGCACAAGCTCTTCTTCGACCTGCGCGACGAATTCAAACAGACCTTCGTCATCGTCACGCACGACGAGACGCTGGCCCAGATGACCGACCGCATTCTCTTCATGAAAGACGGTGCGATTGTCGACCCGCCCGAGAAGGAGGTGGAGGTATGA
- a CDS encoding tRNA threonylcarbamoyladenosine dehydratase: MEEWLSRTRLLLGDAAIERLQHAHVMVVGVGGVGAYAAEMIVRAGVGRLTIVDGDTVAESNLNRQLVALHSTLGKPKTEVLATRLLDINPGLQLTAEQRYLEADDIPALLDREPVDFVVDAIDTLAPKIALITYCLHHKIRIVSSMGAGGRKDPSAIRLADIADTYHCGLARAVRQRLRKAGISKGLKTVFSTEQPDPRAVVAVEGERHKKSTVGTLSYLPAIFGCHLASYVIQKLTAI; this comes from the coding sequence ATGGAAGAGTGGCTGTCACGAACCCGCCTGCTATTGGGCGATGCCGCCATCGAGCGGTTGCAACACGCACACGTCATGGTGGTGGGTGTGGGTGGCGTGGGTGCCTATGCGGCCGAGATGATTGTGCGGGCCGGTGTGGGACGCCTGACGATTGTCGACGGCGACACCGTGGCCGAGAGCAACCTGAACCGCCAGCTCGTGGCGCTGCACAGCACGCTGGGCAAGCCCAAGACCGAGGTCCTGGCGACCCGACTGCTCGACATCAACCCCGGGCTGCAACTCACGGCCGAACAGCGCTACCTCGAAGCCGACGACATACCGGCTCTGCTGGATCGGGAACCGGTCGATTTCGTAGTCGACGCCATCGATACGCTCGCGCCCAAGATAGCGCTCATCACCTATTGCCTGCACCACAAGATACGCATCGTCTCGTCGATGGGCGCGGGCGGTCGCAAGGACCCGTCGGCCATACGCCTGGCCGATATTGCCGACACCTACCACTGCGGTCTGGCCCGGGCGGTGCGGCAGCGGTTGCGCAAAGCGGGCATATCGAAAGGGTTGAAAACGGTGTTTTCGACCGAGCAGCCCGACCCTCGCGCCGTCGTGGCCGTGGAGGGCGAGCGCCACAAGAAGTCGACCGTGGGCACCCTCTCGTATCTGCCGGCCATCTTCGGGTGCCACCTGGCCAGCTATGTAATCCAGAAACTTACCGCGATATGA
- a CDS encoding DUF456 domain-containing protein codes for MEIVWIILGALCLLVGLAGCFLPALPGPPLAYVGMLLLHITDRVQFTVTQLIVWAILVIVVQVLDYFTPLIGTKYGGGSKWGNRGCIVGTVVGMFLFPPWGIILGPLVGAIIGELLGGKLTHEALKAGLGAFVGFLLGVVIKVSLCGYFIYEFVAALV; via the coding sequence ATGGAAATCGTATGGATTATTCTGGGAGCCTTGTGTCTGCTTGTGGGGCTGGCCGGCTGTTTCCTCCCCGCCCTGCCCGGGCCACCGCTCGCCTACGTGGGCATGCTGTTGCTGCATATCACCGACAGGGTGCAGTTTACCGTCACCCAGCTCATCGTCTGGGCTATTCTGGTCATCGTCGTGCAGGTGCTCGACTACTTTACTCCGCTCATCGGCACCAAGTATGGCGGGGGTAGCAAGTGGGGAAACCGCGGTTGTATCGTGGGCACGGTGGTGGGCATGTTTCTCTTTCCCCCGTGGGGTATCATATTGGGCCCTCTCGTGGGAGCCATCATCGGTGAACTGTTGGGCGGAAAACTCACGCACGAAGCTCTCAAAGCCGGGTTGGGTGCCTTTGTGGGCTTCCTGTTGGGCGTGGTGATCAAGGTCTCGCTGTGCGGTTATTTCATCTATGAGTTTGTAGCGGCACTGGTGTGA
- the pckA gene encoding phosphoenolpyruvate carboxykinase (ATP) gives MATLDLSKYGIKDVKEILHNPSYEVLFEEETKAGLEGYEKGQVTELGAVNVMTGIYTGRSPKDKFFVMNEASKDTLWWTSDEYKNDNKPCSEAAWADLKAKAVKELSGKRLFVMDTFCGANPATRLKVRFIMEVAWQAHFVKNMFIRPTEEELANYGEPDFVSFNAAKAKVDNYKELGLNSETATVFNLKTNEQVILNTWYGGEMKKGIFSIMNYLNPLRGMASMHCSANTDKEGKSTAIFFGLSGTGKTTLSTDPKRLLIGDDEHGWDNDGVFNYEGGCYAKVINLDKESEPDIYNAIKRDALLENVTVDANGKIDFADKSVTENTRVSYPIYHINNIVKPVSKGPHAKQVIFLSADAFGVLPPVSILNAEQTKYYFLSGFTAKLAGTERGITEPTPTFSACFGAAFLSLHPTKYAEELVKKMEMAGAKAYLVNTGWNGTGKRISIRDTRGIIDAILDGSIDKAPTKVIPYFDFVVPTELPGVDKNILDPRDTYANAAEWDAKAKDLAARFIKNFAKFEGNAAGKALVAAGPKL, from the coding sequence ATGGCAACATTAGATTTAAGCAAGTATGGTATTAAAGATGTAAAAGAGATTTTACACAACCCTTCTTACGAAGTACTGTTTGAGGAAGAGACCAAAGCAGGCTTGGAAGGCTATGAAAAAGGTCAGGTAACTGAGCTTGGTGCTGTGAATGTAATGACGGGTATCTACACCGGCCGTTCGCCCAAAGACAAATTCTTTGTCATGAACGAAGCCAGCAAGGACACCCTCTGGTGGACCAGCGACGAATATAAAAACGATAACAAACCTTGCTCCGAAGCTGCTTGGGCCGATTTGAAAGCCAAAGCCGTAAAAGAACTCTCGGGCAAGAGACTGTTTGTAATGGATACTTTCTGCGGTGCCAACCCCGCTACTCGTCTGAAAGTACGTTTCATCATGGAGGTTGCTTGGCAAGCTCACTTCGTTAAGAACATGTTTATCCGTCCTACCGAAGAGGAACTGGCCAACTACGGCGAACCCGATTTCGTATCGTTCAACGCTGCCAAAGCCAAAGTTGACAACTACAAGGAACTGGGCTTGAACTCTGAGACGGCTACGGTATTCAACTTGAAGACCAACGAGCAGGTTATCCTGAACACCTGGTACGGTGGTGAAATGAAGAAAGGTATCTTCTCGATCATGAACTACCTGAACCCCCTGAGAGGCATGGCTTCGATGCACTGCTCGGCCAACACCGACAAAGAGGGCAAGAGCACCGCTATCTTCTTCGGTCTCTCCGGTACGGGTAAAACGACGCTGTCGACCGACCCGAAACGTCTGCTCATCGGTGACGACGAACACGGCTGGGACAACGACGGTGTATTCAACTACGAAGGTGGTTGCTATGCCAAGGTTATCAACCTCGACAAAGAGAGCGAGCCCGATATCTACAACGCCATCAAACGTGACGCCCTGCTCGAAAACGTTACGGTTGACGCCAACGGCAAAATCGACTTCGCCGATAAGAGCGTAACGGAGAATACCCGTGTATCGTATCCTATCTATCACATCAACAACATCGTTAAACCGGTATCGAAAGGTCCGCACGCCAAACAGGTTATCTTCCTGTCGGCCGATGCCTTCGGTGTATTGCCTCCCGTTTCTATCCTGAACGCCGAGCAAACGAAATACTACTTCCTCTCGGGCTTCACCGCCAAATTGGCCGGTACCGAGCGTGGTATCACCGAACCGACTCCTACTTTCTCGGCTTGCTTCGGTGCCGCCTTCCTGTCGCTGCATCCTACCAAATATGCCGAAGAGCTGGTTAAGAAGATGGAAATGGCCGGTGCCAAGGCTTACCTGGTAAATACGGGTTGGAACGGTACGGGCAAACGTATCTCGATCCGCGATACTCGTGGTATCATCGACGCTATCCTCGACGGTTCTATCGACAAGGCTCCGACGAAAGTTATCCCCTACTTCGACTTCGTTGTTCCTACCGAATTGCCGGGTGTTGACAAGAACATTCTCGATCCCCGCGACACCTACGCCAACGCTGCCGAATGGGACGCCAAAGCCAAAGACCTGGCCGCTCGCTTCATCAAGAACTTCGCTAAGTTCGAAGGCAACGCTGCTGGTAAGGCTCTGGTTGCTGCCGGCCCGAAACTCTAA
- the upp gene encoding uracil phosphoribosyltransferase, giving the protein MEVINFAEKNSVVNRFMAELRDVNIQTDRIRFRRNLERIGEIMAYEISHRLHYSEKEVTTPLGTARVNLPDDTVVLATILRAGLPFHQGFLSCLDDAENAFVSAYRKYKDKLNFDIFIEYIASPRIDGKVLVITDPMLATGGSMELSYKALLTKGTPKSVHIASVIASRQAIDYVKQHFPDDTTLWVGAIDDQLDDHSYIVPGLGDAGDLAYGIKE; this is encoded by the coding sequence ATGGAAGTAATCAATTTTGCCGAGAAAAACTCGGTAGTAAACCGGTTCATGGCCGAATTGCGAGATGTGAATATTCAGACCGACCGAATCCGGTTCCGTCGTAACCTCGAGCGTATTGGTGAAATCATGGCATACGAAATAAGCCATCGTCTTCATTACTCTGAAAAAGAGGTAACTACCCCGCTGGGGACAGCCCGGGTCAATTTACCCGACGACACGGTGGTGCTGGCCACGATTCTCAGGGCCGGTCTCCCGTTTCATCAAGGCTTTCTCAGTTGCCTCGACGATGCCGAAAACGCGTTTGTCTCGGCCTATCGCAAGTATAAGGATAAACTTAATTTCGATATTTTCATCGAATACATAGCCTCGCCGCGAATCGACGGGAAAGTGCTGGTTATCACCGACCCCATGCTGGCCACGGGAGGTTCGATGGAGCTGTCATACAAGGCGTTGCTCACCAAGGGTACTCCCAAGAGCGTGCACATCGCCTCGGTCATTGCCAGCCGGCAGGCTATCGATTATGTGAAACAACATTTCCCCGACGATACCACCCTGTGGGTCGGTGCCATCGACGACCAGCTCGACGATCACTCCTATATCGTGCCAGGGCTTGGCGATGCGGGTGACCTCGCATACGGAATCAAGGAGTAG